Part of the Vigna angularis cultivar LongXiaoDou No.4 chromosome 1, ASM1680809v1, whole genome shotgun sequence genome, AGACAAGAACAACCCTAAGTAAACAATTCCTTTTAGTATTTAACATATCTATTTCCAAcgttaaaaaagtataaataaaatattctaatagatatgatttttaatgtttgttacaaatattaataaattcattttatatataatatttttgtgacTAGGTCAATTGTTTAtacttttttacaaaattattgtttaaattgTAAATGCAACGAGTTGTGATTCAATTCCCAACTTAATCCAATTTTATTAAGAGTTAAGAGTGAATTGAGTTTAAacaagtataataaaaaaatgcaaaatcttGACGAGAGGGagatttgttttaattaaattaaaaagatattttttctcAAATCGCATTCAGTTCAAATCATAAATACctttactttataaatatttaaaaaaatctattataacataataaaacaatacagTAAAAAATTTAcccttatttattttgttgataaatattaaaaaaattagtattttagtcactttatattattattatatatatatatatatattatatatatatatatatatatatatatatatattatatatacatatatatatatatatatatatatataatttggtgTCACACAAACTTAgaagttatttttgttattttactcttgttttatttttaaacatatttgccttaaaaataaaaatgtattttttatattttttttcattcttaattttatctttttataatttttaagtatttagTCATCTAATAAAATCTatgtttaatacttattttggtCCATTAATTTGGTCAAAGTGGTCCTACCTTTTCTGATACATTCATTTTTGTAATGTTTTAAGCAAAAAAGACCAACTTAAATcgtttttacaaaaatatggAACATTTATGaccatttgaaaaaaaaggtaGAACCACTTTGAACATTATGACTAAACTTAAGGATCAAAGTAAgtattaaacttaaaatcttaacataagaaaataatatctagaaaattttattttattatctacaTTTATTTTGTTGACTGTGAGAGTctagaaaatagaataatagaGATGATAACATGGATTAAATGATGGGACtctattatttgaatattaaaaggataaaattataaatagaattttgtTAATGAGTCTCATTACATGAAACACTtacactttgttcacttgaatgaatttgggggagagtgattaaATGAATTTGGGGGTGAGtgattaaatgaatttgagaggatttgaaggtaaattttttgttgtttatttgagtgaatttggaagtaattgagagtggatttggaactaaagtttgtgagaattagtgtaggatttgattgacgtgatagattaaaaagatttacttctaaatccactctcacttacctccaaatccactcaaataaacaacaaaaaatttaccttcaaatcctctcaaattcattcaatcactctcccgcaaatccattcaagtgaacaaagtctTATCGTTTCTCTAAGTACCATCTATCCTCTCTTTTGTTTTTGGTACAGCTGTCAAAACGGATAATCCAGCCTgacccaacccgacccaccacaggttggccacttagtgagccaacccaacccgactcatttattagcgagttgaaaaaatttgaacccgacccgatccaccacgggttggtaggttaaacgggttggctcattggctcacttaactttttttcaccctcttcttttgagattcttataacatgttactttgatcgatcaaattgaaacagtaataattgaatcaattgatataaaagaaaatgaaacaaaagaattctattgttttatattctaagctatcaagcataaaattttgccaatttagtttaatgagacatacacaaccgtttgaccaagaaactacatatagccgttaacaaaaatatatagcaaaGGGGAACTTTTGGATAAACAACAACACAACGCAACACGAAAAGCTCTACTACGAAGTAAAGGTTGtgtgttttgaataattaatttaattaatttgatttcaataaaaaaataggatttgaataattaatttaattaatttgatttcaataagaaaaataggtgggttggtgagccaactcgactcaccacaggttcaactcgagcgagccgggtcaaaattggctcgcatcaaaattttcacattttttttcaaccaaacccggctcaaacccgtggtgagccgggttggctcatgggtttcaacccattttgacgacaCTAGTTTTTGGTTTAAATAGGGAGGTTTTGACATGTGATATTTTGTGGGAGTGATATATTGAATGAACATGATGTTTGGAGTCTGTTTTTAGGTCATTTAGGATTTAGTTAGCCACTTGTCTTATTGAAATTGGGTCTTTAGTATGCTTAAAACTATTTAGGGTTACAAAGGTAGTTGGTTTGTATGAACTGAGTCATTGGCCAATTAATCTTATGAATACAATCTAGTAGTTTCTTGATGCTCGTGGTGTACAAAGTTTTGAGTATATGGTTATGTTTATATGactataaattgaaattttatgtttttagttaaCTGTTCTTGATTATTGAACATGTGATAGTGTCCTAACTAGTGTTAAAACTATCAATATAAGATGTTATATTGACAAGTGTCCATAAACTAGTGCTGTCAAAATAGGTTGTAACCCGCGAGTCAACCTGGTCCACCAcaggtttgagccgggttggatttgaagaaaatgtaattttttttatgcgggttagttttcaactcaactcactaacccacctaatttaatttaattatttattattttgtgtttcaaaattattagttagcattttttttattatatcgtAGATGGgaataaaaaaagatgtttcaagagagaaaaatattatacatttatctattcaagattCTAATGTTATAAATGGACaagcaataaaaaatttattaatattaaaaacttatttgttcgtctGCTTGATTTTGGATTACGCTGggattgtatgatacttttttatttattttgaattatctttagagtttaacatcattttagagtgaaatttatttagaataaaaaatatatataattctttttatttaaaaaaaaacttataattaagtgcgTCAACCCGTTTAATCCATCAACCCGTAATGGATCaggtcgggttcgaattttttcagctcgctaataagtgagtcaagttggattgactcactaaatgACTAACCCATTGTGGGTTGGGCAGGATCCAGCCGAATTATTTTGACAGTTTTTCCAAAAACtatcttttatgatttttaattatttaatcatttaacaaaattaaatttaaaaaaatatattttacttttatttcttaaaatagtattatttataaaatcatatatatttattaataatacaatTGTTTTCACTGTCCCATAAAACATGGTCTCTCTAAcaatttattttactcttttatcaatttcatttttttaaactgatttataataaaattgaaatatatttcaaatttatcatttaatttctaataattatcttacttcttaaatatttttcaaatttaaaatctctatttcaatttcataaataatatacattttttaataatataaattatttacagTAAAAAGTTTGACATGTAATAATTTTACCTCACAaacaattatgaataaaaaattatattcatttttttatgttagattattacataaatattattattgttgaatatttttcatatttttgttatgtaaaaatcaaattaatattatttaataaaaattatcataaataatatatacatagaactcatataatattttaaatattatttttgttacaaagtaaatttaaaagattCTATTTAATAGTTCatttcaaagttttaaaatatatatttataataaaagaaaatcaaatttctTAATACTATACATTGAATTTATATGTTactatttcaaactttttttaaattgttggAATTTGTGACTTTGataagattaaaacaaaaagtaaaaactattaaactaattgttataaaaatatattactaatgtatttatattttgttattatatctaagtatatatattataaatatattttagatcaATTTAACCACATAtgaatatataacaaaaatattagacaaaagtaacttatatttgaaatattaatttttttatactatttattttcatatttttttctctatggTTTTTTATTACTTAgtcatttcataaaattaaatttagaaaagtatatattacttctatttcttaaaataatattaataaaaaaaaatatatatttattgataaatcaAATTGTTTACTGTGTCATATAAAAGAATTTGTTAGGTAATAATTTTGTCTTCACAgaattgacaacaaaatatatatatatatatatatatctttttcatattaaattataatataaacattcttattgttgaatattttctataattttagtatgtaaaacttaaattcatattatttaataataaaaagaactaGTATTAATCATATGCACCTATAAATTgatataagattttaaataattattttttaaattaaaatactaaggTTATATGTGTAAACAGAAAATCacactttttaatattataaactttttatatatttttaaatttattttttaatattttaacttgaaaatgtaaattttgaagatcaaaataagagaaaaaaactaataaaataattgttttaaaatacactactaatgtatttatattgtcattatatgagtataaaaatatatattagacgtacatttattaaattgatCTAATAATGCATTAGATAAATGTAGGAAAAAAAACATTAGATGAGTCTAACTATATTCACATTAGACGAATCTATGTATACACTTATTAGAAGAATATAACAAAAACCTTTAGAGGAGTCTAACAATACACAATAAACAAGTCTATCCATAAACTAACTATATGagtattacaaaaaatattagatgaGTCATTCTATATATTGATTAGACGAGTATAAGTATACACTAAATACATGAGTATAGCAGAAAATATTAAACGAGTTTGTCAATACACTTATTATACTAATGTAATAATACATATTAGACGAGTCTATCCACGCAATTATTAGACAAGTATAGCAAAAGACATTAGACGAATAATGTATTTCGCACATTGATTAGACGAGTTTAGGAATAATTAGATGAATTTGTCCATACATTAATTAGACGAATATAACAACAAACATTAGACGAGTCTGTTCATACACTGATAAAATAAACCTGACAATATACATTGCATAAGTTTATTCATACATAAATCATATGAATCTactaatacacattagacgagtcTGTCCATTTACtgattaaacaaattttacaatGCACATTAAATAAGTCTATGTATACCTTGATTAGATTACTCTATTCAAACACTAATTAAACATGTGTAACATCAATCACTAAACAAGGATGTTTATACTGATTAAACAAGTCTGTTAATACATATTAAACGAGTTTGTTCATTCATTGATCAAATGAGTATGACAATACATATTACAAGAATTTGAACATACACTCATTAGACAAGTCTAGTCATACACATTATACAGGtatattcatatattgattagactagtctaacaatacatattAGATGAGTTTGTTGATGTATTAGATAGATGAGTCTAATAATATACATCAAATGAACCTTTACACGTTgattatacttaaaatataactataaattttacaaatatattaattttttaaacctacaaatcaattttcactttgattatacttaaaaaaaacataattataaatttaaaagtttttattattttttctttaacatcTAAATCTCTTTATAAACACATACACAAACATCAACTTGTATGTAAATAAGCGTTTAAAACTagttttaacttaaaaaaatacctAATTTGTTACTGGAAATATTTATAACTCGACAAAAGTAAAATTTTcactgtaaaaaaaaatatattttcaattacaGGAcggaaaatatatttgaataaaaaaaggttaaaattcGTCTTTTTTATATTGTGTATTTTCTAACATGGTATATTTTCGCATGAATTggttatactatatatatatatatatatatatatatatatgtatatatatatattattattgaaactatattttattcataagatattttaattcgaaaggaataaaatatttctaaacaatgagtttaatattttttgaaaacgcgttattttaatttttttatgtttaaatgtCATATTTAACAGCTccttttttatacttaaaaaacgaaaaagaaaataacaaaattcatataattcatgatgctattttcaatattcaaattaaatgttCAGAAAAGAAATTACCTAAAAAAATGGCTAAATAACTTAAATTgacataatttattaaagaataaaaactaaataaaaaaacaaaaatgaaaaaacttattcgaagaaaaacatatttatccctgatattttgttttgttatatttgaatGAAATATCTTGAAATGAAGGAAAGCAGAAGACTTAGATTGGAATCTGGTGGTGTGGGACCCAGTGGCACCATACTCCACGAATGAGTTACACAGATTCTCCATTTCTCACTTCacctttgactttttctttcatccCCGTCCTCCTTTTCAACCCAATCGAATCTatacttttctttcaacttGGGTTTCATTACATTACATCACGCACCTACCcaacaatataataatactattttCTAAATACAATcaaaaaaattccatttttatGAATATTAAGATTAATTTCTTCATTGGTCCAGAGCGCATAAACTATGTCgattaattaaattcaaaagattaaaaaaaacaagtatatttcataattttttgtcaaatttaCACAAAAGTGCTTATCCTCTGCTAGAGGACTCTTCTGGTCCACAAAGGTCACAACCAACAAAGCAAAAGTTGACTTTGCTTCTTTTCTTTACTTTCCCTTGCTTGCAAGaacttcctttctttttctctcactgTTACAACACACCGTTACAACTTCCTCAGTTAATTGCAAACAGCGCTTATCACTCATCACTGTCGGTCTCACACTTTCACGATCTACCCGTCGCTTAAACAGCCTGAGCACCGAAAGCCACGGGGCCGGGCACGCCAGCTTCCGGCAGACGCGGCTGCGGATGACGGTGCTCTCCCTCGTAGGTAACGATGAGCATGTTAGGGTCATCCTGGGCTCGCTCCACGTGCTTTCTGGCCGGACACCCTCGCACGCTACTGCACTTGTAGTACCCTCTGCCAttaccaaaaacaaattaattaatctcCGACAaacttagaaataaaataatactatcaTTCGAGGGTTCCAAAGTTCAAAGGCGTGGAAACTAATGTTTGACTTTGACGGATTCAATTCTACATAAGGATAAGAATAGAAAAATACCGTGGGTAGGGTGACCCCTTGATGGGTTTTTGACCATACTTTCTCCACGAGTACTCATCCGCAGGGATATCGGCGATCTTCGAACTTATCGCCGGCACTCGAATCATTCGTTTCATACGAGATTTCCTGTTGAAAGgcgaaaaaaattaattttttcctttAGTTTGAAATTGATTGAAGCGGATGTGAAATGAATTTTACCTTCTCTTGGAGCAATGACAGTGGGCGGAGGATGAGGTTTTCCCGGCCGAGAGGGTGGCGTCGTGACACCTTTTACGGTGGGATGAGGAGAGAGGAGGCTTCCCGGACGCGAGGATGGCGGGGCCGATCTTGCCGTCGGAAACGCTGCCGTCTGCCGTGACAGAGGACATGAaggaggaggtggtggtggagatGGGAGGAGATATGCTAAAGGTGGTGTCTTTGGTCTTGGAATATTGAGAAACCGACAAATCCGTGAAAGAAGGGTTGGGGTTGGGGTTGGGATTGGGATTTGACTTGACCTTGGGGTTTGCAAAATGAAGAGTGAGTTTTTGAGCGTGTGGCTGCGGCGGAGAAGGAAGAGAGGGGGAGGGGGAGGAATGAGAAGGTGCGCGGCGAAAGCGAGCGTGACCAGTGCGATTCAACAAGTTGATGACTTGTTTGAACTTGGAGACAGTGAAGTCGGTGATTTCGGTGCAGTCAAGGTGGTTGAGATTAAGACGGTGGTGGTGtgtggaagaagaggaggaggcagAGGCAGAGGCAGAAGCAGAAGAGGAAGGGATTTGGGAGGAAAGAACACGAATGAGATGCTCCATACTTTTCAATCCAGCGGAAGCTGCTTCTTGGATGGCTATCTGTTCTTCCATCCTAATCTTGGCAACACCTGCCAGATCTACTGCCATGGAGGGTTGGAGAGAGAGAGACTACGTTGGCGTTGGTTTGGTTTTTTGTGTGGGTTTGGTTTGGATGGAAGAAAGAAGAGGGGAAGGGGGTTGGTTATAAAAGAGAGGGCGGATGAGAAAGTCAACGAAGCTTCGTCAATGGAAGCGTGGATATTGGTTGGACTTTGCTTTTGCATGCAAATTGAAGTAATGGCCAGAATAATGTTGTTTAGAAATCACTTTTTTATTCCACCGATGCCATTATTTATTACTATTGTTAATAATAACACAAAAAGGCGTGCCGCGACAAAACACAATGTTTACTCACTGTAAAGCTCCAAAGGAGGACTGGGTGCTGTGTCCCACCACTTCTTGCTTTGGAAGCCCCCATGGAAATTCCCAAACCATTCAACCAATCTTCAccatacaaattttaaattaaaatgcagaaaaaaaaatcatcaccG contains:
- the LOC108322692 gene encoding probable WRKY transcription factor 17, which gives rise to MAVDLAGVAKIRMEEQIAIQEAASAGLKSMEHLIRVLSSQIPSSSASASASASSSSSTHHHRLNLNHLDCTEITDFTVSKFKQVINLLNRTGHARFRRAPSHSSPSPSLPSPPQPHAQKLTLHFANPKVKSNPNPNPNPNPSFTDLSVSQYSKTKDTTFSISPPISTTTSSFMSSVTADGSVSDGKIGPAILASGKPPLSSSHRKRCHDATLSAGKTSSSAHCHCSKRRKSRMKRMIRVPAISSKIADIPADEYSWRKYGQKPIKGSPYPRGYYKCSSVRGCPARKHVERAQDDPNMLIVTYEGEHRHPQPRLPEAGVPGPVAFGAQAV